From one Rhodovulum sp. ES.010 genomic stretch:
- a CDS encoding alpha-D-ribose 1-methylphosphonate 5-phosphate C-P-lyase PhnJ has translation MTETAQYNFAYLDEQTKRMIRRALLKALAIPGYQVPFASREMPMPYGWGTGGVQVSAAVLTPADTLKVIDQGADDTTNAVSIRKFFEKTAGVATTTHTAEATVIQTRHRIPEAPLTEEQILVYQVPIPEPLRFLEPRETETRKMHALEEYGLMHVKLYEDIARHGAIATAYAYPVRVEGRYVMDPSPIPKFDNPKLSGCPAIQLFGAGREQRIYAVPPYTEVVSLDFEDHPFEPSKADHACALCGATDSYLDEVIVDDDGGRMFVCSDTDHCGTRRETQDAAFASEGRA, from the coding sequence GTGACCGAAACCGCTCAATACAATTTCGCTTATCTCGACGAGCAGACAAAGCGGATGATCCGCCGGGCATTGTTGAAGGCGCTGGCCATTCCCGGCTACCAGGTGCCCTTCGCCAGCCGTGAAATGCCGATGCCCTATGGCTGGGGCACCGGCGGCGTGCAGGTATCGGCCGCGGTGCTGACGCCGGCCGATACCTTGAAAGTGATCGACCAGGGCGCGGACGATACGACGAACGCGGTCTCGATCCGCAAGTTCTTCGAAAAGACCGCCGGGGTGGCGACCACGACGCATACCGCGGAGGCCACGGTGATCCAGACCCGCCACCGAATTCCGGAAGCGCCGCTGACCGAGGAGCAGATCCTCGTTTACCAGGTGCCGATCCCCGAACCCCTGCGCTTTCTCGAACCGCGCGAGACCGAGACGCGCAAGATGCACGCGCTGGAGGAATACGGCCTGATGCATGTAAAGCTCTACGAGGACATCGCGCGGCATGGCGCGATCGCCACCGCCTATGCCTACCCTGTCCGGGTCGAGGGGCGTTACGTGATGGATCCCAGCCCGATCCCGAAATTCGACAATCCCAAGCTGTCGGGCTGTCCCGCGATCCAGCTGTTCGGCGCAGGTCGCGAGCAGCGCATCTACGCCGTGCCGCCCTATACGGAGGTCGTCAGCCTCGATTTCGAGGACCACCCGTTCGAACCGAGCAAGGCCGACCACGCCTGCGCGCTCTGCGGGGCGACGGACAGCTATCTCGACGAGGTCATTGTGGATGACGATGGCGGCCGCATGTTCGTCTGTTCCGACACGGATCATTGCGGCACACGCCGCGAGACGCAGGACGCCGCGTTCGCATCGGAGGGGCGCGCATGA
- the phnK gene encoding phosphonate C-P lyase system protein PhnK — MIPQTSAEKLFGNVFENAASTEVPLLAVRDLSKAYGGRVGCADVGFDLFPGEVLGIVGESGSGKSTLLNCLAGHLAPDTGEVVFDTRAHGPRDVLRMTEPERRLLARTDWAFVHQNPRDGLRMAVSAGGNVGERLMAVGARHYGRIRDSALDWLGRVEIAADRVDDRPSAFSGGMQQRLQIARNLVTGPRLVFMDEPTGGLDVSVQARLLDLVRGLVREMGLSAIIVTHDLAVVRLLADRLMVMKGGDVVESGLTDQVLDDPQHAYTQLLVSSVLQV, encoded by the coding sequence ATGATCCCGCAAACGTCTGCCGAAAAGCTGTTCGGGAACGTGTTTGAGAACGCCGCGTCCACGGAGGTGCCGCTCCTCGCCGTGCGGGACCTGTCGAAAGCCTATGGCGGTCGGGTCGGCTGCGCCGATGTCGGCTTCGATCTCTTTCCGGGGGAAGTGCTGGGCATCGTCGGCGAAAGCGGGTCGGGCAAGTCGACCCTGCTGAACTGTCTTGCCGGCCATCTTGCGCCGGATACGGGCGAGGTGGTGTTCGACACCCGCGCACATGGCCCCCGCGACGTGCTGAGGATGACCGAACCCGAGCGGCGCCTGCTGGCGCGCACCGACTGGGCCTTCGTCCACCAGAACCCGCGCGACGGGCTGCGGATGGCGGTCAGCGCCGGCGGCAATGTGGGCGAACGGCTGATGGCGGTGGGCGCGCGGCACTATGGGCGCATTCGCGACAGCGCGCTCGACTGGCTGGGCCGGGTCGAGATCGCAGCCGATCGCGTCGATGACCGGCCCTCGGCGTTCTCGGGGGGCATGCAGCAGCGCCTCCAGATTGCGCGGAACCTGGTCACCGGACCTCGGCTCGTGTTCATGGACGAGCCCACCGGCGGGCTCGATGTCAGCGTGCAGGCACGCCTTTTGGACCTGGTGCGGGGCCTCGTGCGCGAGATGGGGCTGTCGGCGATCATCGTCACCCATGACCTCGCTGTCGTGCGACTTCTGGCCGACCGGTTGATGGTGATGAAGGGGGGGGACGTGGTCGAGAGCGGGCTGACCGATCAGGTGCTCGACGACCCCCAGCATGCCTACACGCAGCTCCTGGTCAGTTCGGTGCTGCAGGTCTGA
- the phnL gene encoding phosphonate C-P lyase system protein PhnL: protein MIQVEGLSKRFALHNQGGAVIEVLSGAHLTVAPGECVALTGASGAGKSTLMRMIYGNYLAAEGRIAVGGVDVACATPREIIRLRRETLGYVSQFLRVVPRVPTLDVVAEPLLAVGRPATTARDRARVLLARLNIPETLWTLSPTTFSGGEQQRVNIARGFAHDYPALLLDEPTASLDPVNREVVLGLIETAKARGAAILGIFHDAEARTRVCDREVDVSAFTPGLA from the coding sequence ATGATTCAAGTCGAGGGGCTGTCCAAGCGGTTTGCCCTGCACAACCAGGGCGGCGCGGTGATCGAGGTGCTGTCGGGGGCGCATCTGACGGTGGCGCCGGGCGAATGCGTGGCGCTGACCGGGGCCTCGGGCGCGGGGAAGTCAACGCTGATGCGGATGATCTACGGCAATTATCTGGCGGCGGAGGGACGAATCGCGGTGGGCGGCGTCGATGTCGCCTGCGCCACGCCGCGCGAGATCATCCGCCTCCGGCGCGAGACGCTGGGCTATGTCAGCCAGTTCCTGCGGGTGGTGCCGCGCGTGCCTACGCTCGATGTGGTGGCCGAGCCGCTGCTGGCCGTTGGTCGGCCGGCGACGACGGCACGGGACCGGGCGCGGGTGTTGCTGGCTCGGCTCAACATCCCCGAAACGCTCTGGACGCTCAGCCCCACGACCTTTTCGGGCGGCGAGCAACAGCGGGTCAACATCGCCCGCGGCTTCGCCCATGACTACCCGGCGCTGCTTCTGGACGAGCCCACCGCGAGCCTCGATCCCGTCAACCGCGAGGTTGTGCTTGGCCTCATCGAGACGGCCAAGGCGCGCGGGGCGGCGATCCTGGGCATCTTCCACGACGCGGAGGCGCGGACGCGCGTCTGCGACCGCGAGGTGGACGTCTCGGCCTTTACCCCGGGGCTGGCGTGA
- the phnN gene encoding phosphonate metabolism protein/1,5-bisphosphokinase (PRPP-forming) PhnN, which produces MGKDTLMAAAQDRRPALHVVRRVVTRAPEAGGEPCEPVTEAEFARRLADGAFALHWRAHGLSYGIPAAIDVWLAEGRDVLFNGSRAVLAEAMARYPDLRVLHVTACVGTLAERLAARGRESAAQIAARLARAEYALPAGLSVTEIPNDGPLDAAVDALLAALQPERV; this is translated from the coding sequence GTGGGCAAGGACACGCTGATGGCGGCCGCCCAGGACCGCCGGCCCGCCCTGCACGTTGTGCGCCGGGTCGTCACCCGGGCGCCGGAGGCGGGCGGCGAGCCGTGCGAGCCCGTGACCGAGGCGGAGTTTGCCCGACGTCTGGCTGATGGCGCATTCGCACTCCATTGGCGTGCGCACGGCCTGTCCTATGGCATTCCGGCTGCGATCGACGTCTGGCTGGCCGAGGGGCGCGATGTGCTGTTCAACGGCTCGCGCGCGGTGCTGGCCGAGGCGATGGCGCGGTATCCCGACCTGCGCGTGCTGCATGTGACGGCGTGCGTCGGGACGCTGGCAGAGCGGCTCGCCGCGCGCGGCCGGGAAAGCGCGGCGCAGATCGCGGCCCGGCTCGCACGCGCGGAATATGCGCTGCCCGCCGGCCTTTCGGTGACGGAGATTCCGAATGACGGACCTCTGGATGCGGCGGTGGACGCGCTGCTCGCCGCGCTTCAGCCCGAGAGGGT